One Pedosphaera parvula Ellin514 DNA segment encodes these proteins:
- a CDS encoding polyprenyl synthetase family protein, with the protein FGEGIAVLAGDALLTQAFEIAALSPSWPRYTHKDLVLEIARASGSLQLIAGQVADLEAEGKRISTAQLKYIHERKTSALLCCSVRLGGMSANCTPAQLKALTDFGYNVGLAFQIIDDILDVTQTSEQLGKTAGKDTKAQKATYPSLIGLEKSRKIATQLTNRAFDALKTFRGQATALEALAQYLLQRNK; encoded by the coding sequence TTCGGCGAAGGCATCGCCGTTCTCGCTGGCGATGCCCTCCTCACCCAGGCCTTCGAAATCGCCGCCCTCAGCCCATCCTGGCCCCGCTACACCCATAAGGATCTCGTCCTCGAAATCGCCCGCGCCTCCGGCTCCCTCCAACTCATCGCCGGCCAGGTCGCCGACCTCGAAGCCGAAGGCAAACGCATCTCCACCGCGCAACTCAAGTATATCCACGAACGCAAAACCTCCGCACTCCTCTGCTGCTCCGTCCGACTCGGCGGCATGAGCGCCAACTGCACCCCCGCCCAACTCAAAGCCCTCACCGACTTCGGCTACAACGTCGGCCTCGCCTTCCAAATCATCGACGACATCCTCGACGTCACCCAAACCAGCGAACAACTCGGCAAAACCGCCGGCAAAGACACCAAGGCTCAGAAAGCCACCTATCCCTCCCTCATCGGCCTCGAAAAATCCCGCAAAATCGCCACCCAACTCACCAACCGCGCCTTCGACGCCCTCAAAACCTTCCGCGGCCAGGCCACCGCCCTCGAAGCCCTCGCCCAATACCTCCTCCAACGCAACAAATAA